The following proteins are encoded in a genomic region of Cercospora beticola chromosome 8, complete sequence:
- the PRE2 gene encoding Proteasome subunit beta type-5 (antiSMASH:Cluster_7~MEROPS:MER0001516), with product MDALVAQYSRPAFQNEGYSEEDQQQLALDLQPQLSLNFALPPVANNAAWLRAMTDDHTNPQCPIKIAHGTTTLAFRFKGGIIVATDSRATAGNWIASQTVKKVIEINPVLLGTMAGGAADCQYWLAYLGMQCRLHELRHKRRISVAAASKILANLVYSYKGMGLSMGTMCAGVTPSEGPALYYIDSDGTRLAGNLFCVGSGQTFAYGVLDAEYKYDLEDEEALELGKRSILAATHRDAFSGGFINLYHVKEEGWVKHGFMDTNPIFWKTKLEKGEFSNVTANLD from the exons ATGGACGCGCTGGTGGCTCAGTACAGCCGGCCGGCATTCCAGAACGAGGGTTACAGCGAGGAAGACCAGCAACAGCTTGCACTCGATCTTCAACCGCAACTATCGCTGAACTTCGCCCTGCCGCCCGTCGCAAACAATGCCGCCTGGCTGCGTGCCATGACCGACGACCACACCAATCCACAATGCCCCATTAAGATCGCCCACGGAACAACGACACTTGCCTTCCGCTTCAAGGGcggcatcatcgtcgccacaGATTCGAGAGCAACAGCAGGAAACTGGATCGCCAGTCAGACCGTGAAGAAGGTCATCGAGATCAACCCCGTGCTGTTGGGAACCATGGCAGGAGGAGCTGCT GACTGTCAATACTGGCTCGCCTACCTCGGAATGCAATGTCGACTCCACGAGCTCCGCCACAAGCGTCGCATCTCCGTCGCCGCCGCATCGAAAATCCTCGCCAACCTCGTCTACAGCTACAAAGGCATGGGTCTGAGCATGGGAACCATGTGCGCCGGCGTAACACCCAGCGAAGGTCCCGCGCTCTACTACATCGACAGCGACGGAACACGATTAGCAGGAAACCTGTTCTGTGTGGGATCCGGTCAGACATTCGCCTACGGTGTGCTAGACGCAGAGTACAAGTACGAtctcgaagatgaggaggcgTTGGAATTGGGCAAGAGAAGTATTTTGGCTGCGACGCACAGAGATGCTTTCTCTGGTGGTTTCATCAATTTGTACCATGTCAAGGAAGAGGGCTGGGTGAAGCACGGTTTCATGGACACGAACCCCATTTTCTGGAAGacgaagttggagaagggcGAGTTCTCCAACGTTACGGCGAACTTGGACTAG
- a CDS encoding uncharacterized protein (antiSMASH:Cluster_7~SMCOG1030:serine/threonine protein kinase), giving the protein MAEDWRKTISFSDRLQCTTEITSAYKTANPGCHQSEASTQAKAREELARRTARSLEEYHQLISRSVQELLVSGAPTPAGDLHLNEHHFPNLPASGATIGRYTNAEHFSDGLFSEVYRALDPDLPSESGKLRMVALKVTNPSAMQPPHDSIREARILEKATSEHIILLIETFRQSDGTFVLAFPYMPFSLDTLLRERRLDPRSCKTIMRDVFSGLAYVHGMDIIHRDVKPSNILLATPNGPAYLADFGIAWSANDSASERSSEKILDVGTTCYRPPELLFGHSAYGTKLDIWAAGCVAAQVFCLQDKTLFDAGDLGSELALIKSMFQALGTPDLTTWPGAEEMPDWGKMNFTKYPAKSWDEILPGADAQARDLVKQLVQFETTWRPTADETLQHAALT; this is encoded by the exons ATGGCTGAAGACTGGCGCAAGACCATCTCCTTCAGCGATCGACTGCAGTGCACTACTGAAAT TACATCCGCATACAAGACAGCAAATCCAGGATGTCATCAGTCGGAGGCTTCAACCCAAGCTAAGGCGCGAGAGGAACTTGCTCGAAGAACAGCACGATCGCTG GAGGAGTACCACCAATTGATTTCTCGTAGTGTACAAGAGTTGCTGGTCTCCGGCGCACCTACTCCAGCAGGAGATCTCCACCTCAACGAGCATCATTTTCCAAACCTGCCAGCAAGTGGTGCCACAATTGGAAGATACACGAACGCCGAGCACTTCAGCGATGGACTGTTCTCAGAAGTCTACCGCGCTCTGGATCCAGACCTGCCCTCAGAGAGTGGAAAATTGAGGATGGTGGCGCTCAAGGTCACCAATCCGTCGGCCATGCAACCACCGCACGACTCCATCCGTGAAGCTCGTATCCTGGAGAAGGCCACCAGCGAACACATCATTCTGCTCATCGAGACGTTTCGCCAGTCAGACGGTACCTTCGTTCTCGCCTTCCCGTACATGCCTTTCAGCTTGGACACACTGTTGCGCGAAAGGCGTCTCGATCCCCGGAGTTGCAAGACTATCATGCGAGATGTCTTCTCTGGCCTTGCTTACGTACATGGTATGGATATCATTCACCGCGATGTCAAGCCTTCCAACATTCTGTTGGCTACACCGAATGGCCCAGCGTATCTAGCAGACTTTGGAATAGCTTGGTCCGCCAACGACAGCGCATCAGAGCGCTCGTCCGAAAAGATTCTGGATGTCGGGACTACTTGCTACAGGCCGCCCGAGCTTCTGTTCGGTCACTCGGCTTATGGGACGAAGCTTGACATATGGGCCGCTGGATGTGTCGCAGCGCAAGTCTTTTGTTTGCAAGACAAAACTCTGTTTGATGCTGGAGATCTTGGGAGCGAACTTGCATTGATCAAGAGCATGTTCCAGGCTTTAGGCACGCCAGACCTCACTACATGGCCTGGAGCAGAAGAAATGCCAGATTGGGGCAAGATGAACTTCACCAAGTATCCAGCCAAGTCTTGGGATGAAATACTGCCAGGCGCGGATGCACAGGCCAGAGATCTCGTCAAGCAGCTGGTCCAGTTCGAGACCACATGGCGACCGACCGCTGATGAG ACGCTACAGCATGCGGCACTGACCTGA
- a CDS encoding uncharacterized protein (SMCOG1002:AMP-dependent synthetase and ligase~antiSMASH:Cluster_7), with amino-acid sequence MGGTPLSLEYGPRVDDQSVSHLQLFQETVSARPHATALIAKHQTPTTFRWVGSQNTDKNYIQWTFADLDRGARRLATTLNSITPIERRPIAALINNQAEWALFYWACAYLHSPFVPINPKTATRTDEINHMLELVAPVVIVTADLIIANQLEHNLTEKLMSSIGTRITLSNPVGATQREWRLLSDVMSGELTPPHTPDVIGANDTIVILFTSGTTSLPKPCALTSFQCLNAALGYMDAQKVESGHRFVQHLPGFHSYGIGWSLGFWLRGAMVIYPSDSFEAQATLECFDQFQATHMGLVPTTAQAILSHPAFSQTDLSTLVSIDISGAGVLPSLIEACASTLKVPSSTSYGMTESPGTMAWSVDEGSVLRNNEVMSGRPVRATCVKVCEPGTRDILPRGQYGELHNGGPQVIPHYMDPRVSKKDFYVDEEGTRWIITGDQAIMDEDGAVRITGRYKDMIIRGGENISPASIEDYLSKKPGVFQVQVVGAPDDMAGEVPIAVLIEPEGEKANLAELKNDTQRDLGAAFAPKLVLRLSDIGLSAWPTTASGKIRKVELAKVVRDYLKAEAEKGVDKSGSTVDQLINIWKMISGTDGLMPSTLIDAFADSLMMMQLSSLVKKELGRDITVEDFKNCESIQDQANLIDTRPLKSAVAVQPKREGPPSIHDMPHCREDEDVFWGTVYAAECVLAPHGMRWADVEDVIPLPDWDAIFLNRARPCSWNLRFSYFAPVDAITLERAIKTSLEVHPTMRSMGFPLGEDMLLATVRPTEEWLKASMTTGWEVDTKDDLNKLLLDHPVHDNASAPGPLVKFHIAKIRSDGTSGLVMVVSHAVNDMSMTKLWLEDVVTLLTNEGEIVPHAQFKDYATAFFDHRDGAEADSGIKYWSEKHQGISTTPESSLWPPQRAPEWFKGSDLGWTRWNGTKARKGERSVSQADKVRAQQGVRRMVKVEDITRLKAEHNVPVFMLVKAAIAVMNVAKTQGKEAIFGTINAARTWPFSSDYSALEREAYTGNPLDVSGCTTEYVLDRIPVGRSKSVLSFMQQVTKDEERNSAYAHTPFFRIVDRLRDHLSEDDTRTFAERERDAESLLPLIRRQSFNWLPTAPTAQNPKGLQFQQMLTRMDNGLTITGFLLDDKRSVALSFSWDAEHLSLREAETALDELVALVGKMGREENWTKTIEQLIRL; translated from the coding sequence ATGGGCGGGACACCACTTTCACTCGAGTATGGCCCGCGCGTCGATGATCAATCCGTCTCTCATTTGCAGCTCTTTCAAGAGACAGTTAGCGCAAGGCCTCATGCAACGGCACTGATCGCGAAGCATCAAACGCCCACCACATTCCGCTGGGTTGGCAGCCAGAACACCGACAAGAACTACATTCAATGGACCTTCGCCGACCTTGACCGCGGAGCCAGGCGATTGGCGACAACATTGAACAGCATCACCCCGATTGAACGAAGACCCATTGCGGCGCTCATCAACAATCAAGCAGAATGGGCCCTATTCTATTGGGCTTGCGCCTACCTGCATTCTCCCTTCGTGCCTATCAACCCGAAAACGGCAACACGAACGGATGAGATCAATCACATGCTCGAGCTGGTGGCGCCTGTGGTGATAGTCACTGCTGACCTCATCATTGCGAATCAGCTTGAGCACAATCTCACCGAGAAGTTGATGTCCTCCATCGGCACACGCATCACTTTGTCCAATCCTGTCGGCGCAACTCAGCGAGAATGGCGTTTGCTCTCAGACGTGATGTCGGGAGAGCTGACGCCCCCACACACTCCAGATGTCATCGGAGCAAATGACACGATCGTCATTCTCTTCACCAGCGGCACGACTTCTCTGCCGAAACCTTGCGCATTGACCAGTTTCCAATGCCTCAATGCAGCCTTGGGCTACATGGATGCTCAGAAGGTTGAGAGTGGCCATCGTTTTGTGCAACACCTTCCAGGATTCCACTCGTATGGCATTGGCTGGTCTCTTGGGTTCTGGCTTCGCGGAGCCATGGTCATTTATCCCTCTGATTCTTTCGAAGCACAAGCCACACTCGAGTGTTTCGACCAATTCCAAGCAACGCACATGGGTCTGGTACCAACGACTGCCCAGGCGATTCTCTCACATCCTGCTTTCTCTCAGACCGATCTCAGTACGTTGGTTAGCATCGATATCAGTGGAGCTGGCGTGCTGCCAAGCCTAATTGAGGCCTGTGCGTCGACACTTAAAGTCCCGTCAAGTACAAGCTATGGTATGACTGAATCTCCTGGAACGATGGCCTGGTCGGTCGATGAAGGCTCAGTGCTGCGAAACAACGAGGTGATGTCTGGACGACCTGTGCGGGCGACCTGTGTCAAGGTCTGTGAACCAGGCACTCGGGACATTCTTCCTCGAGGTCAATACGGAGAGTTACACAACGGCGGCCCTCAGGTCATTCCGCACTACATGGACCCGCGTGTCTCAAAGAAGGACTTCTATGTGGATGAGGAAGGAACCAGATGGATCATCACTGGCGATCAAGCTATCAtggatgaagatggcgctGTTCGAATCACTGGCCGGTACAAGGATATGATTATCCGCGGCGGCGAGAACATTTCCCCAGCTAGCATCGAAGACTACCTCAGCAAAAAGCCAGGCGTATTCCAAGTCCAAGTTGTCGGCGCTCCCGACGACATGGCTGGCGAGGTTCCCATTGCGGTACTCATCGAACCCGAGGGTGAGAAAGCCAACTTGGCAGAGCTGAAGAATGACACGCAACGTGATCTCGGTGCAGCTTTTGCGCCGAAGCTTGTTCTGCGCTTGAGTGATATTGGCTTGAGCGCTTGGCCGACCACGGCATCAGGCAAGATCAGAAAAGTGGAACTCGCCAAGGTAGTCCGCGATTATCTCAAGGCAGAGGCAGAAAAGGGCGTCGACAAGTCTGGCTCGACTGTCGACCAGTTGATCAACATCTGGAAAATGATCAGCGGCACTGATGGGTTGATGCCATCGACGCTCATTGATGCTTTCGCGGActcattgatgatgatgcagctGTCCAGCCTTGTCAAGAAGGAACTCGGCCGGGATATCACTGTCGAAGACTTCAAGAACTGTGAGTCCATTCAGGATCAAGCCAATCTGATCGACACGCGGCCACTGAAGAGTGCCGTGGCCGTGCAGCCCAAGCGCGAGGGGCCGCCATCAATACACGATATGCCACATTGCcgggaagacgaggatgtcTTCTGGGGAACCGTCTACGCAGCCGAATGTGTCCTTGCGCCTCATGGCATGAGGTGGGCTGATGTAGAAGACGTGATACCACTTCCTGATTGGGATGCCATTTTCCTCAACCGGGCTCGGCCATGCTCATGGAACTTGCGATTCAGCTACTTTGCCCCGGTTGACGCGATCACGCTGGAACGCGCAATCAAGACCTCTCTTGAAGTCCATCCAACTATGCGATCGATGGGTTTTCCATTGGGAGAAGACATGCTGTTGGCCACTGTTCGACCTACCGAAGAGTGGCTGAAAGCATCAATGACTACTGGCTGGGAAGTCGATACCAAGGATGATTTGAACAAACTCTTGCTGGATCATCCAGTCCATGACAACGCCAGTGCGCCAGGTCCACTAGTCAAGTTCCACATTGCGAAGATACGAAGCGATGGCACTTCCGGTCTAGTGATGGTCGTCTCGCATGCTGTCAATGACATGAGCATGACCAAGCTCTGGTTGGAGGATGTGGTCACTCTGCTTACCAACGAAGGCGAGATCGTCCCCCATGCACAGTTCAAAGACTACGCAACTGCTTTTTTCGACCATCGCGACGGCGCAGAGGCCGACAGTGGGATCAAGTACTGGTCGGAGAAGCATCAAGGCATCTCAACGACTCCTGAATCATCTCTATGGCCTCCCCAGCGTGCACCCGAGTGGTTCAAGGGCAGTGACTTGGGCTGGACTCGATGGAACGGGACAAAAGCGCGCAAAGGAGAGCGTTCTGTCAGTCAAGCGGACAAAGTGCGAGCGCAACAGGGTGTCCGCCGAATGGTCAAGGTCGAAGACATTACTCGTCTGAAGGCAGAGCACAACGTCCCCGTGTTCATGCTCGTCAAGGCTGCGATCGCCGTGATGAATGTGGCGAAGACACAAGGTAAAGAAGCCATCTTTGGCACAATCAACGCGGCCCGCACCTGGCCTTTCAGCTCCGACTACAGCGCGCTTGAGCGAGAGGCATACACTGGGAATCCTCTTGACGTTTCCGGTTGCACCACTGAGTACGTCCTCGACCGTATCCCAGTCGGACGCTCCAAGTCTGTTTTGTCCTTCATGCAACAAGTCACCAAGGATGAGGAACGAAACAGCGCATACGCCCACACTCCCTTCTTCCGCATTGTGGACCGTCTACGAGACCATCTTTCCGAAGATGATACTCGAACATTCGCCGAGCGCGAACGCGACGCCGAATCATTACTACCTTTGATTCGCCGCCAAAGTTTCAACTGGCTGCCTACTGCTCCCACTGCGCAGAATCCAAAAGGACTGCAGTTTCAGCAGATGTTGACACGCATGGACAACGGTCTCACGATTACTGGTTTCCTGCTTGACGACAAGCGCAGCGTGGCACTGAGCTTCAGCTGGGATGCCGAGCATTTGAGCTTGCGTGAAGCCGAAACAGCACTTGATGAGCTTGTCGCTTTGGTTGGTAAGATGGGCAGAGAGGAGAactggacgaagacgattgaGCAACTTATCAGATTGTAA
- a CDS encoding uncharacterized protein (antiSMASH:Cluster_7~SMCOG1137:Major facilitator superfamily MFS 1), which produces MAHARDDSFHSPTRGTPFHSRGPSTASDWNGNFERPTTSDTNRPYNVSDFAESRRGLILPGVNEGYRPAATRRYDDEWRPSPTQGSFSNLVSPTRQAFLPDGTTPPASPGFHPGFPRPETPGSPYDPPSQGSLGSPLAVPANVAHSRNQSDFNDKTSYDERFRAIPQDEGSLPPKAMAKPPGPPGGPPPDGGTTAWLQVLGGYFLFFNTWGLINAFGVFQTYYKGTLLTSNSNSSISWIGTLTSFFLCASPISWGPVFDVGNPRVLVLFGSCSVVFGIMMTSLCTEYWQLILAQGICCGIGGGCLFITATSILPSYFSSKRALVMGISASGSSLGGVVYPIIFTYVQPTSLGFGWAVRIIGFIAIITLAIPCIVIKPRVRPPGRRKIFDASILKEVPFQIMNLATFFGFVGQYIPYFFIEQFAATHDLGLEFWMLIFLNIGSIPGRIVPSYIGDKYFHPLKVLATTTASATILAFCWIAIKDSTAGLIVWCFLYGFFSGAFVSLQGAAVASMTKDLRTIGTRFGINMFAGALGILIGSPVGGAIFPSSWPGAQSFCGATLACATACIVACWFAWQAQLKSEAATGEKLEMR; this is translated from the exons ATGGCACATGCACGCGATGACTCCTTTCATTCCCCTACGCGGGGGACGCCTTTCCATTCGCGAGGTCCGTCGACAGCATCTGATTGGAATGGAAATTTCGAACGACCGACTACCTCAGATACGAACAGACCTTACAATGTATCAGACTTTGCAGAGTCCAGGCGAGGGCTAATTCTGCCTGGCGTCAACGAGGGCTATCGACCTGCCGCGACGAGGCGGTATGACGACGAATGGCGACCCAGCCCGACGCAAGGCTCTTTCAGCAACTTGGTTTCTCCCACACGGCAAGCATTCCTACCAGATGGCACCACACCTCCGGCATCCCCAGGTTTTCACCCCGGATTCCCGCGGCCAGAGACACCGGGCTCGCCGTACGACCCTCCCTCACAAGGATCACTGGGCTCGCCACTCGCGGTGCCAGCCAATGTTGCTCACTCTCGGAATCAGAGCGATTTCAATGACAAAACGTCTTACGATGAGCGCTTCAGAGCAATTCCGCAAGACGAAGGTTCATTGCCACCTAAAGCAATGGCCAAACCACCTGGTCCTCCTGGCGGCCCACCTCCTGATGGCGGCACAACAGCATGGCTTCAAGTCCTGGGTGGCtatttcctcttcttcaacacGTGGGGTCTCATCAACGCCTTTGGT GTCTTCCAAACGTACTACAAAGGCACACTTCTCACATCAAACTCAAACTCCTCAATTTCATGGATCGGAACGCTGACTTCCTTTTTCCTCTGTGCGTCACCAATAAGCTGGGGACCAGTCTTTGACGTTGGCAATCCTCGAGTATTGGTTCTGTTTGGCTCATGCTCTGTCGTCTTCGGCATCATGATGACCTCGCTGTGTACAGAGTACTGGCAGCTCATTCTCGCCCAAGGTATTTGCTGCGGTATAGGCGGAGGCTGTCTATTTATCACAGCAACCTCGATCCTGCCCAGCTACTTCTCATCCAAAAGAGCGCTCGTCATGGGCATCTCCGCGTCTGGCTCATCACTGGGAGGAGTGGTCTACCCAATCATTTTCACCTACGTTCAACCTACTAGCCTAGGATTTGGATGGGCAGTACGAATCATCGGCTTCATCGCAATCATAACTCTAGCGATTCCCTGCATCGTCATCAAACCCCGCGTACGACCTCCTGGACGCCGCAAAATCTTCGATGCCTCAATCCTCAAAGAAGTGCCCTTCCAAATCATGAACCTAGCAActttcttcggcttcgtAGGACAATACATCCCCTACTTCTTCATCGAACAATTCGCCGCAACGCACGATCTCGGACTGGAGTTCTGGATGCTCATCTTCCTCAACATCGGTTCCATCCCCGGCCGGATCGTCCCATCTTACATTGGAGACAAATATTTCCATCCATTGAAGGTCCTAGCCACGACGACAGCTTCAGCTACAATTCTCGCTTTCTGCTGGATAGCGATCAAAGATAGCACAGCGGGCTTGATCGTCTGGTGTTTCTTGTATGGCTTCTTTTCTGGTGCTTTTGTGTCGCTTCAGGGCGCGGCTGTGGCTAGTATGACCAAAGACCTTCGCACGATAGGGACTCGATTCGGGATCAATATGTTCGCGGGAGCATTGGGAATCCTCATAGGAAGTCCTGTTGGCGGAGCAATCTTTCCAAGCTCGTGGCCAGGCGCACAGAGTTTCTGTGGTGCGACGCTGGCCTGTGCGACAGCTTGTATCGTTGCATGCTGGTTTGCGTGGCAGGCGCAGCTGAAGAGTGAAGCTGCGACGGGTGAAAAGCTTGAGATGCGGTAA
- a CDS encoding uncharacterized protein (antiSMASH:Cluster_7), with protein sequence MRSVWAFLILVYHTHGEQQALSNEELQQGLESEKMQQWVQSIAEIHQVSTDDIRSQVQAIRITTEPEIPMVQSEVDPDKNTSSAIHRRDDLPYPAPPFRREDRNDEETNNRILFLHDMCARQVPQPDHSPHIVNTSGYISFYRAASATCLRGNRIKYFCRLPNEYGPPRWTEGGRTGVYHVQRNTVCPRRTECHEFNAFNFFGIRPGTFASCDVVQGTSESYVAGGVTHWVGEIAFTPAETEFLYSIAETVPDHNRRTGPEVKWTFYPGFGDTLYYSKTNRYALHHTPIRTAHHNKPPQLRFERLYYQTTVIIWYILTKK encoded by the coding sequence ATGCGATCAGTATGGGCGTTTCTGATTCTGGTCTATCACACGCACGGCGAACAACAAGCCCTTAGTAACGAGGAGCTCCAACAAGGACTAGAGTCCGAGAAGATGCAACAATGGGTCCAATCCATTGCCGAAATACACCAGGTATCAACGGACGACATCCGGTCGCAGGTCCAGGCTATAAGGATTACCACGGAACCAGAAATACCTATGGTCCAATCCGAGGTCGATCCCGACAAGAACACAAGCTCTGCAATTCATCGACGAGATGATTTGCCATACCCTGCCCCTCCTTTCCGGCGCGAAGATCGCAACGACGAGGAAACGAACAATCGTATCCTCTTTCTACATGATATGTGCGCTCGACAAGTGCCGCAGCCGGATCACAGTCCTCACATCGTAAATACTTCAGGCTACATCTCATTCTACCGCGCCGCGAGCGCTACTTGCCTGCGTGGTAACAGGATCAAATACTTCTGCAGACTTCCAAACGAATATGGGCCACCTAGATGGACTGAGGGAGGACGAACGGGAGTTTACCATGTCCAAAGGAACACTGTTTGCCCTCGACGAACCGAATGTCACGAATTCAATGCGTTCAATTTCTTTGGTATTAGACCTGGCACCTTCGCGTCGTGCGACGTTGTACAAGGGACTTCCGAGTCTTATGTGGCAGGCGGAGTTACACACTGGGTCGGAGAAATCGCGTTTACACCTGCGGAAACTGAAttcctctatagtatcgCGGAGACGGTCCCAGATCACAATCGGCGAACTGGGCCCGAAGTCAAGTGGACCTTCTATCCGGGCTTTGGTgatactctatactactctaaaacCAATCGCTACGCCCTCCACCACACGCCGATTCGCACGGCCCATCACAATAAACCCCCGCAATTGCGCTTCGAGAGATTATATTATCAGACTACTGTTATCATTtggtatatacttactaaaaAATAG
- a CDS encoding uncharacterized protein (antiSMASH:Cluster_7), with translation MPVIPLSTTDARFPPQIRDAAYTYARTVIQAVDHVKRSLRTRQNANGVVIAIPAQYEGLNSGPAPGAVAGIVLGSVAGFLLLIWLLWVASSGSGFIRATTLNEEDVVVRRRSRSRGTRRSRRTEMTSRSPRRERVIRQERIVRDIPPPREPSRMRETVIVDEGLMPERRVEGDDIVEVIEEHSSIGVPPPRRKTRRGSQGYRRGDYSDI, from the exons ATGCCCGTCATCCCACTGTCCACCACCGACGCTCGCTTTCCTCCACAGATACGCGACGCCGCGTACACCTACGCGCGCACCGTCATCCAGGCCGTGGACCACGTCAAACGCTCGCTGCGGACCCGACAAAACGCCAATGGCGTTGTGATTGCCATACCCGCCCAATATGAGGGCCTCAACTCCGGCCCAGCGCCCGGTGCCGTCGCCGGCATTGTCCTCGGCAGCGTGGCCGGCTTTCTCCTCTTAATCTGGCTGCTATGGGTGGCCAGCAGTGGCTCCGGCTTCATTCGCGCAACGACACtaaacgaagaagatgtggtgGTCCGACGGAGGAGTCGAAGCAGAGGAACGAGACGAAGTCGGCGCACCGAGATGACCAGCAGATCGCCGAGGAGGGAACGAGTGATCCGACAGGAGCGGATAGTGCGCGACATCCCGCCTCCCCGAGAGCCGAGTCGCATGAGAGAGACTGTCATTGTGGACGAGGGCCTCATGCCAGAGCGAAGAGTCGAAGGCGACGATATCGTGGAGGTTATCGAAGAGCATTCGAGCATCGGTGTGCCGCCTCCCAGGCGGAAGACCAGACGAGGCAGTCAAGGCTACAG GCGAGGAGATTATTCCGACATCTAG
- a CDS encoding uncharacterized protein (antiSMASH:Cluster_7), which yields MWDSFSTGVVSTPRANTTDLGPEVARNITHEICLTTTNPSHSVPDSSKGQVVCAGVWKDFAKGASMAGI from the exons ATGTGGGATTCGTTCAGTACGGGTGTGGTCTCTACACCGCGTGCCAATACCACCGACCTGGGCCCCGAAGTAGCACGCAACATCACCCACGAGATCTGTCTCACGACGACGAATCCGAGCCATTCGGTACCCGACAGTAGCAAG GGCCAAGTCGTTTGCGCAGGCGTTTGGAAAGACTTCGCGAAGGGAGCATCCATGGCAGGCATATAG